A genome region from Colwellia sp. Arc7-D includes the following:
- a CDS encoding HD domain-containing protein: MLGKVEKCGLSDVKLISKALMLAAKGHAEQQRKSDNSPYINHLIEVMSLLVELAHETAPSVLCAAILHDSLEDTNITQSTILSEFGVETLEMVKALTDDKSLSLESRRQHILDKLPTASDNIRRIKLADVCSNASAIPVTWDEQRLKDYFLWLDQVATLCRDSSEALYQEYLDRRTNFTS, translated from the coding sequence CTCATTTCAAAAGCCTTAATGCTTGCTGCAAAAGGGCATGCTGAACAACAACGTAAATCTGATAACTCGCCTTATATAAATCATCTTATTGAAGTTATGTCATTATTAGTTGAATTGGCGCATGAAACTGCCCCGAGTGTTTTATGTGCTGCAATTTTACATGACAGCTTAGAGGACACCAATATTACTCAAAGTACAATCTTGAGTGAATTTGGTGTTGAAACATTGGAAATGGTTAAAGCCCTAACTGATGATAAATCATTGTCTTTAGAAAGTAGACGTCAGCATATTTTAGATAAACTACCTACTGCTAGCGACAACATTCGACGCATTAAGCTGGCTGATGTGTGCTCTAATGCGTCAGCTATTCCTGTTACTTGGGATGAACAAAGACTTAAAGATTACTTTTTATGGCTCGATCAGGTCGCAACACTATGCAGAGATTCGTCTGAAGCTCTTTATCAAGAATATTTAGACAGAAGAACTAATTTCACA